A window of Parasynechococcus marenigrum WH 8102 contains these coding sequences:
- the panB gene encoding 3-methyl-2-oxobutanoate hydroxymethyltransferase — MRPADLIRQKQNGRTITILTAWDSLSAALVEAAGADAVLVGDSLAMVALGHATTLPVTLDQMRHHTLAVSRGFAAAPSKQPLLICDLPFLSYQCGADLAVQAAGTLLKETPAAAVKLEGAEAEVLAVIDRLVRMGIPVMGHLGLTPQAVHRLGYRRQAEDPVSQERLLTQAIALEQAGCFALVLEHVPSALAREVRRRLLIPVIGIGAGDDCDGQIRVTADLLGLTEQQPPFSPALIPGQQLFVEALRTWIAAQTPTTTPPPATPDY, encoded by the coding sequence GTGCGTCCAGCTGATCTGATCCGACAGAAGCAGAACGGTCGAACGATCACGATCCTCACGGCCTGGGACAGTCTCTCTGCGGCCCTGGTGGAAGCCGCTGGCGCGGATGCTGTTTTGGTGGGGGACTCCCTGGCGATGGTGGCCCTGGGACATGCCACCACCCTGCCGGTGACCCTCGATCAGATGCGGCACCACACCCTTGCGGTCAGCCGCGGATTCGCCGCAGCTCCCTCCAAGCAACCGCTGTTGATCTGCGACCTTCCCTTCCTCAGCTATCAATGCGGGGCAGACCTCGCCGTTCAGGCCGCAGGAACGCTGTTGAAGGAAACACCCGCTGCCGCCGTCAAGCTCGAGGGGGCCGAGGCTGAGGTCCTGGCCGTGATCGACCGGCTGGTGCGGATGGGGATTCCAGTCATGGGCCATTTGGGACTGACGCCGCAGGCGGTGCATCGTCTTGGCTACCGGCGGCAAGCCGAAGATCCGGTGAGTCAGGAACGGCTGCTCACCCAGGCGATTGCCCTCGAGCAGGCGGGTTGCTTCGCGCTTGTGCTCGAGCATGTCCCCTCGGCTCTTGCTAGAGAGGTGCGACGACGTCTCCTGATCCCTGTGATCGGCATCGGTGCTGGAGACGACTGCGATGGCCAGATCCGCGTCACCGCTGACCTGCTGGGCCTGACGGAGCAGCAACCACCCTTCAGCCCGGCCCTGATTCCCGGGCAGCAGCTGTTTGTGGAGGCGCTGCGGACGTGGATTGCTGCACAGACTCCCACCACAACACCACCTCCAGCAACACCCGATTACTGA
- a CDS encoding amidohydrolase family protein, with amino-acid sequence MSEASSQLEAWLPRSLLRLRSGSAIPAATAEGLTPVRLSWADGRLQEPELLGTPADHLKALVLPRLVDPHVHLDKAFTWSTHPNLGGTYDGALEANMNEHGIRDLQAVLARGDKAISRACEHGLRAMRSHIDSLGPGADASWEALQALKAQWHGQVELQLVALVPIAHWSTTEGKQLAQRVAASAGLLGGVLVPPCRGTSVRRDLRALLTLAEELSCGVDLHIDEANHGPAQGLQQLLRALEQVPCRQPITCSHASSLALLSPQRLRRLAERMAEHRLQVVALPLTNGWLLGHSPEATPLRRPLAPIRQLQRAGVRVAVGGDNVADPWFPAGDFDPLALMASCLPLAQLAPWQRLGLSPFTTAASAVMGLGWDGRIGCDAPADLIVLEADSWSEALRRPPERRVLIGGRWWKPGRR; translated from the coding sequence GTGAGCGAAGCGTCCTCTCAGCTGGAGGCATGGCTGCCGCGAAGCCTGCTGCGTCTGCGAAGTGGATCGGCCATCCCCGCCGCCACAGCCGAGGGGCTGACCCCTGTGAGGTTGTCCTGGGCAGATGGGCGTCTGCAGGAACCCGAGCTGCTCGGCACACCAGCCGATCATTTAAAAGCACTGGTGTTGCCGCGATTGGTGGACCCCCATGTGCACCTCGATAAGGCTTTCACCTGGTCGACCCATCCCAACCTCGGCGGCACCTACGACGGTGCCCTTGAGGCCAACATGAACGAGCATGGAATCCGTGACCTGCAGGCGGTGCTGGCCCGGGGTGACAAGGCCATCTCCAGGGCCTGTGAGCACGGTCTGCGGGCCATGCGCAGCCACATCGACAGCCTGGGGCCCGGCGCGGATGCCAGCTGGGAGGCGCTGCAGGCGTTGAAGGCGCAATGGCATGGCCAGGTGGAGCTGCAGCTGGTGGCCTTGGTGCCCATCGCTCACTGGTCAACCACTGAAGGAAAACAGCTGGCCCAGCGGGTCGCGGCCAGTGCTGGGTTGCTCGGGGGTGTTCTGGTGCCCCCCTGCCGCGGTACATCCGTTCGGCGGGATCTGCGCGCCCTGCTGACGTTGGCGGAGGAGCTCAGCTGTGGTGTTGACCTGCATATCGACGAGGCGAACCATGGTCCTGCTCAAGGACTGCAGCAGCTGCTCAGGGCGCTCGAGCAGGTTCCCTGCAGGCAGCCGATCACCTGCAGCCATGCCAGCAGCCTTGCTTTGTTATCACCGCAGCGCCTGCGACGCCTGGCTGAGCGGATGGCGGAGCATCGGCTGCAGGTGGTGGCGCTGCCGTTGACCAATGGATGGTTGCTGGGCCATTCACCGGAGGCCACTCCATTGCGCAGGCCGCTTGCCCCGATCCGGCAACTGCAGCGGGCGGGTGTTCGGGTGGCGGTGGGTGGCGACAACGTCGCTGACCCTTGGTTCCCAGCAGGAGACTTTGACCCGTTGGCCCTGATGGCCAGCTGCCTTCCCCTGGCCCAGTTGGCCCCCTGGCAACGTCTGGGCCTCTCGCCCTTCACCACGGCCGCCTCTGCTGTGATGGGTCTGGGCTGGGATGGACGGATCGGCTGCGATGCACCAGCCGATCTGATCGTGCTGGAGGCGGACAGTTGGTCGGAGGCGCTGCGCCGCCCACCGGAGCGGCGGGTGTTGATTGGTGGTCGTTGGTGGAAGCCCGGAAGGCGCTAG
- the miaB gene encoding tRNA (N6-isopentenyl adenosine(37)-C2)-methylthiotransferase MiaB produces MTASASTLVPAANAQSRGSYWITTFGCQMNKADSERMAGILESMGYRAANAELEADLVLYNTCTIRDNAEQKVYSYLGRQAQRKRLDPNLTLIVAGCVAQQEGESLLRRVPELDLVMGPQHANRLEVLLNRVDSGQQVVATEDHHILEDITTARRDSSICGWVNVIYGCNERCTYCVVPSVRGKEQSRLPEAIRLEMEGLAAQGYKEITLLGQNIDAYGRDLPGITPEGRRQHTLTDLLHQVHDVSGIKRIRFATSHPRYFTERLIDACADLPKLCEHFHIPFQSGDNDVLRAMARGYTVERYRRIIDRIRERMPDASLSADVIVAFPGETDLQYQRTLDLIEEIGFDQVNTAAYSPRPNTPAATWDNQLPEEVKVIRLQTINALVERCARERNARYAGRTEEVLAEGINPKDPSQLMGRTRTNRLTFFQAAGPDGHQHNPGDLVNVRIDAVRSFSLSGTPLPCVEQR; encoded by the coding sequence TTGACCGCTTCCGCTTCAACCCTTGTGCCAGCTGCAAACGCGCAGAGCCGCGGCAGCTACTGGATCACCACCTTCGGCTGCCAGATGAACAAGGCGGATTCCGAGCGGATGGCCGGGATCCTCGAGTCCATGGGGTATCGCGCAGCCAACGCCGAACTGGAGGCGGATCTGGTCCTCTACAACACCTGCACGATCCGCGACAACGCCGAGCAGAAGGTTTACAGCTACCTCGGTCGACAGGCACAGCGCAAACGGCTGGATCCGAACCTCACCCTCATCGTGGCGGGATGTGTGGCCCAACAGGAAGGCGAATCACTGCTGCGGCGGGTGCCCGAACTCGACCTTGTGATGGGTCCCCAGCATGCGAATCGGTTGGAGGTGCTGCTCAACCGGGTGGACAGCGGTCAGCAGGTGGTTGCTACTGAAGACCATCACATCCTTGAAGACATCACGACTGCACGGCGGGACAGCAGCATCTGCGGTTGGGTCAATGTGATTTACGGCTGCAACGAGAGATGCACTTATTGCGTGGTGCCCTCAGTGCGTGGCAAGGAGCAATCACGGCTTCCTGAGGCCATCCGCTTGGAAATGGAAGGCCTTGCCGCCCAGGGTTACAAGGAGATCACCCTGTTGGGACAAAACATCGATGCCTACGGACGAGATCTCCCGGGGATCACACCGGAGGGGCGCCGGCAACACACGCTGACGGACCTCCTGCATCAGGTCCATGACGTGAGCGGTATCAAGCGCATCCGCTTCGCCACCAGTCATCCGCGTTATTTCACAGAGCGGCTGATCGATGCCTGCGCCGACCTTCCCAAGCTTTGCGAGCACTTCCATATCCCCTTCCAAAGCGGCGACAACGACGTCCTGAGGGCCATGGCCCGTGGCTACACCGTGGAGCGCTATCGAAGGATCATTGACCGCATCCGTGAGCGCATGCCCGATGCCTCGTTGAGTGCGGACGTGATCGTGGCCTTCCCAGGTGAAACAGACCTCCAGTACCAGCGCACCCTGGATCTGATCGAGGAGATCGGCTTCGACCAGGTGAACACCGCGGCCTACTCGCCGCGGCCCAACACCCCTGCGGCAACCTGGGACAACCAATTGCCGGAGGAGGTGAAGGTGATACGCCTCCAGACGATCAATGCCCTGGTGGAACGCTGCGCCCGTGAGCGCAACGCGCGGTATGCAGGCCGCACCGAGGAAGTGCTAGCGGAGGGCATCAACCCCAAGGATCCCAGCCAGCTGATGGGGCGAACACGCACCAACCGACTGACCTTTTTCCAGGCAGCAGGCCCTGATGGTCATCAACACAATCCAGGTGATCTGGTGAACGTCCGCATCGACGCGGTCCGATCGTTCTCGTTAAGCGGAACCCCCCTGCCCTGCGTCGAACAACGCTGA
- the ftsZ gene encoding cell division protein FtsZ, with amino-acid sequence MEMGSGTSFDATGIQPSQNAKIEVIGVGGGGSNAVNRMILSDLEGVAYRVLNTDAQALIQSQAQHRLQLGQTLTRGLGAGGNPTIGQKAAEESRTDLHDALQGSDLVFIAAGMGGGTGTGAAPVVAEVAREVGALTVGIVTKPFGFEGRRRMRQADEGIARLAEHVDTLIVIPNDRLREAIAGAPLQEAFRSADDVLRMGVKGISDIITCPGLVNVDFADVRSVMTEAGTALLGIGIGSGRSRAVEAAQAAISSPLLETERIDGAKGCVINISGGRDMTLEDMTTASEVIYDVVDPEANIIVGAVVDEALEGEIHVTVIATGFDQGQQYRSDRSSASGLPVQPQRSAIEENGARIPEFLRQRQQQTNDPT; translated from the coding sequence ATGGAGATGGGGAGCGGTACATCGTTTGATGCCACGGGGATCCAGCCCAGCCAGAACGCCAAGATTGAGGTCATCGGGGTTGGGGGTGGCGGCAGCAATGCCGTCAACAGGATGATCCTCAGTGATCTGGAGGGTGTTGCTTATCGCGTGCTCAACACCGATGCCCAGGCCCTGATCCAATCCCAGGCTCAGCATCGTCTTCAACTCGGCCAAACCCTCACCCGAGGCCTGGGGGCTGGGGGTAACCCCACCATCGGTCAGAAGGCCGCCGAAGAGTCCCGAACAGACCTCCACGACGCCCTTCAGGGTTCCGATCTGGTGTTCATCGCTGCGGGTATGGGTGGCGGAACCGGAACGGGTGCCGCCCCCGTGGTTGCGGAGGTCGCCCGTGAGGTCGGAGCCCTCACCGTGGGAATCGTGACCAAACCCTTTGGTTTTGAAGGCCGCCGCCGCATGCGCCAGGCCGATGAAGGCATCGCCCGCTTGGCGGAACACGTGGATACCTTGATTGTGATTCCCAACGATCGTTTGCGGGAAGCGATCGCCGGGGCTCCGCTTCAGGAGGCCTTCCGCAGTGCCGATGACGTGCTTCGGATGGGTGTGAAAGGCATCAGCGACATCATCACGTGCCCCGGTTTGGTGAACGTCGACTTCGCTGACGTGCGTTCCGTGATGACGGAAGCAGGAACAGCATTGCTAGGCATCGGCATTGGATCCGGCCGCTCAAGGGCGGTTGAGGCCGCGCAAGCTGCCATCAGCAGCCCGTTACTTGAAACCGAGCGAATCGATGGTGCCAAGGGCTGTGTGATCAACATCAGCGGCGGCCGTGACATGACCCTCGAGGACATGACCACCGCCTCTGAAGTGATCTACGACGTGGTGGACCCAGAAGCCAACATCATTGTTGGTGCTGTGGTGGATGAAGCCCTAGAAGGCGAAATCCACGTCACCGTAATCGCCACGGGATTTGATCAGGGTCAGCAGTACCGCAGTGACCGCAGCAGTGCCAGCGGCCTTCCAGTTCAGCCCCAACGGAGCGCGATTGAAGAGAACGGTGCCCGCATCCCCGAGTTTCTTAGGCAGCGTCAGCAACAAACCAACGATCCGACCTGA
- the hemW gene encoding radical SAM family heme chaperone HemW, with protein MPYPPPPRSAYLHIPFCHRRCYYCDFAVVPLGDRVDAREGPGSRSIEDYLRLLHREIASAASGPPLSTVYIGGGTPSLLTADQIAELLAALRRQFGLQPGAEITLEMDPASFDQAQLVAVLAAGVNRISLGGQSFDDAVLIDLGRRHRRADLLEACRWMHAAHQDGDLQSWSLDLIQNLPGQTFEHWDDQLDQAIGSQAPHLSVYDLSVEPGTVFARRAERAELDLPEEDLAVRLMAHTSARLAAAGLSRYEISNHARPGHASRHNRVYWSGAGWWGFGMGATSAVRGERLARPRTREAYRRWLEAPPPLNAGSGMPLDELLLVGLRRREGVVLTGRDGQALEERWRPFLEQGLLQKCSGRWQLRDPEGMALSNRVLLEVVLWWESVQQSTSAAPPQTAAARESGPG; from the coding sequence ATGCCCTATCCACCACCGCCCCGCAGCGCCTATCTCCACATTCCTTTTTGCCATCGTCGTTGTTACTACTGCGATTTCGCTGTGGTGCCGCTGGGGGATCGCGTGGACGCAAGGGAGGGCCCCGGCAGCCGCTCCATTGAGGATTACCTGCGGTTGCTTCATCGCGAGATCGCCTCCGCCGCAAGCGGTCCGCCCTTGTCGACGGTCTACATCGGTGGTGGCACTCCCTCCCTGCTGACAGCGGATCAGATCGCCGAACTGTTGGCGGCCCTGCGTCGACAGTTCGGTCTGCAGCCGGGTGCGGAAATCACCCTTGAGATGGATCCCGCCAGCTTTGATCAGGCCCAACTCGTGGCGGTGCTTGCTGCGGGGGTGAACCGCATCAGCCTGGGTGGCCAGAGTTTTGATGATGCTGTTCTGATCGACCTCGGCCGGCGTCATCGACGGGCTGATCTGCTGGAGGCCTGCCGCTGGATGCATGCGGCCCATCAAGACGGGGATCTGCAGAGCTGGAGTCTTGATCTGATTCAGAACCTGCCGGGTCAAACCTTTGAGCACTGGGACGACCAGCTGGACCAGGCCATCGGCAGTCAGGCCCCGCATCTCTCGGTCTATGACCTGTCCGTTGAGCCAGGCACGGTTTTTGCCCGCAGGGCTGAGCGGGCGGAGCTGGACCTGCCGGAGGAAGACCTGGCGGTGCGCTTGATGGCCCACACCAGTGCACGGCTGGCCGCAGCTGGATTGAGCCGCTACGAGATCTCCAACCATGCCCGACCCGGCCATGCCTCCCGCCATAACCGCGTGTACTGGAGTGGTGCCGGCTGGTGGGGCTTCGGTATGGGGGCCACCTCAGCTGTCAGGGGGGAACGGCTTGCACGCCCCCGAACTCGGGAGGCCTATCGCCGCTGGCTTGAGGCACCTCCACCGCTCAACGCTGGCTCTGGCATGCCTCTCGACGAGCTGTTGCTCGTGGGATTGCGGCGTCGTGAAGGGGTTGTTCTGACAGGTCGCGATGGTCAGGCTTTGGAGGAGCGCTGGCGACCGTTTCTGGAGCAGGGACTGCTGCAGAAGTGCTCCGGTCGCTGGCAACTCAGGGATCCGGAGGGGATGGCCCTCAGTAATCGGGTGTTGCTGGAGGTGGTGTTGTGGTGGGAGTCTGTGCAGCAATCCACGTCCGCAGCGCCTCCACAAACAGCTGCTGCCCGGGAATCAGGGCCGGGCTGA
- a CDS encoding ATP-dependent Clp protease proteolytic subunit has translation MTTSAPYYGDSAVMRTPPPDLPSLLLKERIVYLGLPLFSDDDAKRQMGIDVTELIIAQLLFLEFDNPEKPIYFYINSTGTSWYSGDAIGFETEAFAICDTLRYVKPPVHTICIGQAMGTAAVILSAGTKGQRAALPHSSIVLHQPRSGAQGQATDIQIRAKEVLHNKQAMLEILSTNTGRSVEELSKDSDRMSYLTPAQAVEYGLIDRVLSSRKELPNSPAV, from the coding sequence ATGACGACATCAGCTCCCTATTACGGCGACAGCGCTGTGATGCGGACTCCTCCCCCAGACCTTCCATCGCTGCTGCTCAAAGAGCGGATTGTGTACCTGGGGCTACCCCTCTTCTCTGACGACGACGCCAAGCGTCAGATGGGCATCGACGTGACCGAGCTGATCATTGCTCAGCTTCTGTTTCTGGAATTCGACAATCCTGAGAAACCCATTTATTTCTATATCAACTCCACCGGCACCAGCTGGTACTCAGGTGACGCCATCGGCTTCGAAACTGAAGCCTTCGCCATCTGCGACACCCTTCGCTATGTCAAGCCGCCGGTGCACACCATTTGCATCGGTCAGGCCATGGGCACCGCAGCCGTGATTCTTTCCGCTGGCACTAAGGGACAGCGTGCAGCACTGCCCCATTCCTCGATCGTTCTGCATCAGCCCCGCAGCGGTGCTCAGGGTCAGGCAACGGATATTCAGATCCGTGCGAAAGAGGTTCTGCACAACAAGCAGGCCATGCTTGAAATTCTCTCCACCAACACCGGGCGTTCAGTTGAGGAGTTGAGCAAGGATTCCGACCGGATGAGCTACCTGACCCCAGCTCAAGCGGTGGAATACGGCTTGATCGACCGCGTGCTGAGCAGCCGCAAGGAGCTGCCGAACAGCCCCGCCGTCTGA
- a CDS encoding D-alanine--D-alanine ligase family protein codes for MSSSPTTVGVVFGGCSGEHDVSIRSAQTVAKGLTLGANRERYRVVLVYIDRDGRWWGPDLAGKVLSSGCPPADSDLPQPLPAPGFRGLPAGTDVVAVWYPVLHGPNGEDGTIQGLFELMQQPYVGAGVLGSAVSMDKQAMKAALAGAGLAQVPYVCAQADELSDAARQEALLKRIESGLCYPCFIKPANLGSSVGISKARNREELIHGLRLAATLDPRLVVEQGVQARELECAVLGGTTLRASVVGEVRFDADWYDYETKYTDGRSTTLIPAPLPDGIVEAIRSQSIQACAAVGVTGMARVDFFYDDSRDRVWLNEINTLPGFTSQSMYPMLWEASGVTLEQLVHELLESAGQ; via the coding sequence ATGTCATCCAGCCCCACCACGGTCGGTGTTGTCTTCGGCGGCTGCTCCGGTGAGCACGATGTGTCGATCCGGTCCGCACAAACGGTTGCCAAAGGCTTGACCCTTGGCGCCAACCGTGAGCGTTATCGGGTGGTCCTCGTTTACATCGATCGCGACGGACGTTGGTGGGGCCCCGATCTCGCCGGGAAGGTTCTCAGCAGCGGCTGTCCTCCAGCCGACTCGGATCTCCCCCAACCGCTACCTGCCCCCGGGTTCCGCGGCCTGCCGGCAGGCACCGATGTTGTTGCGGTCTGGTACCCGGTTCTGCATGGACCGAACGGGGAAGACGGCACGATTCAGGGGCTGTTCGAACTGATGCAGCAGCCCTACGTCGGTGCCGGGGTTCTTGGTTCAGCGGTGAGCATGGACAAACAGGCCATGAAAGCTGCCCTGGCAGGTGCGGGTCTCGCTCAGGTGCCCTACGTCTGCGCACAGGCAGACGAGCTCAGCGATGCTGCCCGCCAGGAAGCACTTCTGAAAAGAATCGAGTCCGGCCTGTGCTACCCCTGCTTCATCAAGCCCGCCAATCTGGGCTCGTCGGTGGGCATCAGCAAAGCCCGGAACCGTGAGGAGCTCATCCATGGGTTGAGATTGGCCGCAACGCTTGATCCACGCCTCGTGGTGGAACAGGGGGTGCAAGCCCGAGAACTGGAATGCGCTGTCCTCGGTGGGACAACCCTGCGAGCCTCCGTGGTGGGGGAAGTTCGTTTCGATGCGGATTGGTACGACTACGAGACCAAATACACCGATGGCCGCAGCACCACGCTGATTCCAGCCCCTTTGCCTGACGGCATTGTCGAGGCGATCCGGAGCCAGTCCATCCAGGCCTGCGCTGCCGTGGGCGTTACGGGGATGGCCAGGGTGGACTTCTTCTACGACGACAGCAGAGACAGGGTTTGGCTGAATGAGATCAACACCCTGCCCGGTTTCACCTCCCAGAGCATGTACCCCATGCTCTGGGAGGCCTCTGGCGTAACACTCGAACAGCTCGTGCACGAACTGCTCGAAAGCGCAGGACAATGA
- a CDS encoding PIN/TRAM domain-containing protein — MVDLLILLLFVGSGAAAGWLGIHLLPEQLVNPNTDAEQLRLILTAAGGGAGLLAGLVFKRLRVRLMQQVRTMPTDLLVSRAVGLILGLLVANLLLLPVLLLPFAGSVVLLKPLLAVVSNVFFGILGSNLAEVHGRTLLRLLNPASTEALLVADGVLTPATAKILDTSVIIDGRIRGMLACGLLEGQVIVAETVISEMQQLSDSTNIEKRAKGRRGLKLLKDLRETYGRRLVINSTRYDGNGTDDRLLQLADDTGGTLVTADFNLAQVASVKNLKVMNLSELVIALRPEVQPGDELNLKIVREGKEESQGVGYLDDGTMVVVNDAKPLIGQRKPVVVTGALQTPTGRMVFARLGTGTTAAGSRVKSKGKPSKANNPKAEDPR, encoded by the coding sequence ATGGTGGATCTGCTCATCCTGCTTCTATTCGTGGGGTCCGGCGCAGCCGCGGGATGGCTGGGCATTCATCTGCTGCCGGAGCAGCTGGTGAACCCGAACACGGATGCTGAGCAACTGCGGCTGATCCTGACCGCGGCCGGGGGAGGAGCGGGCCTGTTGGCCGGGCTGGTGTTCAAGCGGTTGCGGGTCCGCTTGATGCAGCAGGTGCGCACCATGCCGACGGACCTGCTGGTCAGTCGTGCAGTTGGCCTGATCCTGGGCCTGCTGGTCGCCAATCTGCTGCTGCTGCCGGTGCTGCTGCTGCCGTTTGCCGGCAGCGTTGTCTTGCTGAAGCCATTGCTGGCGGTGGTGAGCAATGTGTTCTTCGGAATCCTCGGCAGCAACCTGGCCGAGGTCCACGGACGGACCCTGCTGCGCCTGCTCAATCCAGCCAGCACCGAAGCCTTGCTGGTGGCGGACGGGGTGCTGACCCCAGCGACCGCCAAAATCCTCGACACCAGCGTGATCATCGACGGCCGCATCCGAGGAATGCTCGCCTGCGGACTGCTGGAAGGTCAGGTGATCGTCGCGGAAACTGTGATCAGCGAGATGCAGCAGCTCTCCGACTCCACCAACATCGAAAAGCGCGCTAAAGGCCGTCGCGGCCTGAAGTTGCTGAAGGATCTGCGCGAGACCTACGGCAGGCGTCTGGTGATCAACAGCACGCGGTACGACGGCAACGGCACGGACGATCGGCTGTTGCAACTGGCGGATGACACCGGTGGAACCCTGGTGACCGCTGACTTCAACCTGGCGCAGGTGGCCAGTGTCAAGAACCTCAAGGTGATGAACCTGAGTGAACTGGTGATCGCCCTGCGACCGGAGGTTCAGCCTGGTGACGAGCTCAATCTCAAGATCGTTCGCGAAGGCAAGGAGGAAAGCCAGGGGGTGGGCTATCTGGACGACGGCACGATGGTGGTGGTCAACGACGCCAAGCCATTGATTGGGCAGCGAAAGCCTGTCGTCGTCACTGGAGCCCTGCAGACCCCCACCGGCCGGATGGTTTTCGCCCGTCTCGGCACCGGCACGACAGCCGCCGGTTCCAGGGTTAAGAGCAAGGGCAAACCGTCCAAAGCGAACAACCCCAAGGCCGAAGACCCCCGCTAG
- a CDS encoding DUF4359 domain-containing protein has product MLRSVLQRQGPIAAALAAFVTVGVGLGLVVTNPSMEDYEEHAGEQLVAFFSSELCQGEELPMVLQLWIRDCPGLVASQQAALAALAVNVTSRLNLGVVSLFTTKVGGQQLLPGLTLPEVEVLTLGVAGQFVLLRTVSDPGSLE; this is encoded by the coding sequence GTGCTGCGCTCCGTCCTTCAACGACAAGGCCCCATCGCGGCCGCACTGGCAGCATTCGTCACGGTCGGGGTTGGTTTGGGTCTCGTCGTGACCAACCCTTCCATGGAGGATTACGAGGAGCATGCCGGCGAGCAGTTGGTCGCCTTTTTCTCCAGTGAGTTGTGCCAAGGCGAAGAGCTGCCGATGGTGCTGCAGCTGTGGATCCGCGACTGTCCTGGATTGGTGGCATCACAGCAGGCCGCTCTCGCGGCTTTGGCCGTCAATGTCACCTCACGCCTCAACCTTGGCGTCGTCAGCCTGTTCACCACCAAAGTCGGTGGGCAGCAATTGCTTCCCGGGCTGACCTTGCCGGAGGTTGAAGTGCTGACCCTCGGCGTCGCTGGGCAGTTTGTGCTGCTGCGAACCGTGAGCGACCCGGGCAGCCTCGAGTGA
- a CDS encoding ATP-dependent Clp protease proteolytic subunit translates to MPIGTPSVPYRLPGSQMERWVDIYTRLGVERILFLGSEVNDGIANSLVAQMLYLDSEDSSKPIYLYINSPGGSVTAGLAIYDTIQYVKSEVVTICVGLAASMGAFLLAAGTKGKRVALPHSRIMIHQPLGGTSRRQASDIEIEAREILRMKEMLNRSLSDMSGQSFDKIEKDTDRDYFLSAEEAKDYGLIDRVISHPNEA, encoded by the coding sequence ATGCCGATCGGTACTCCCAGCGTTCCCTACCGCCTCCCTGGCAGCCAGATGGAGCGCTGGGTTGACATCTACACCCGTTTGGGGGTGGAGCGGATCCTGTTCCTCGGTTCCGAAGTTAATGACGGCATCGCCAACAGCCTTGTGGCCCAGATGCTGTATCTCGATTCGGAAGACAGCAGCAAGCCGATCTACCTGTACATCAACTCTCCAGGCGGCTCAGTCACAGCCGGCCTGGCCATCTACGACACCATCCAATATGTGAAGAGCGAGGTGGTGACCATCTGCGTAGGCCTAGCCGCCTCCATGGGCGCATTCCTTCTGGCAGCTGGCACCAAAGGCAAACGGGTCGCCTTGCCCCACAGCCGGATCATGATCCACCAGCCCCTGGGGGGCACCAGTCGCCGTCAGGCCAGCGACATCGAGATCGAGGCCCGCGAAATCCTGCGGATGAAGGAGATGCTCAACCGCTCCCTCTCCGACATGAGCGGCCAGAGCTTTGACAAGATTGAGAAGGATACGGACCGCGATTACTTCCTCAGTGCCGAGGAAGCCAAGGACTACGGCCTGATCGATCGGGTGATCTCCCACCCCAACGAAGCCTGA
- a CDS encoding cell division protein FtsQ/DivIB, whose amino-acid sequence MKSVSPQLERRRALRRQKRIQFLIYTWRTLSLLSLSTVLGWSLLRFGWTLKGSDQVVVRGDTTFNSTIVSEVAQFNFPQLLWEINPSELEQTLRENLPIQSVQVSRHMLPTRLEVALVDQTPVAQAFRQQPGGLEAGYVDAEGHWIRINPAAPAAVPITAITVKGWTPERRSLIAALLQQNNRLNDQLRTITLHPDGAVSLRHRRLGHIDLGDDHHLLTQQVDAIVGLNQSMPPHLLQANGAVIDLSNFRRPEIQIPIKPPANTMNN is encoded by the coding sequence TTGAAGTCCGTTTCTCCTCAGCTGGAACGCCGGCGGGCTCTGCGCCGTCAGAAACGCATTCAATTTCTCATCTACACCTGGCGCACTTTGTCTTTGCTCAGTCTGAGCACCGTCCTTGGTTGGTCACTGCTGCGCTTCGGCTGGACCTTAAAAGGATCCGATCAGGTGGTGGTCCGTGGAGATACAACCTTCAACTCAACAATTGTTTCCGAGGTCGCACAGTTCAATTTTCCGCAACTGCTATGGGAGATCAACCCATCCGAACTGGAACAAACGTTGCGAGAGAACCTCCCGATTCAGTCGGTCCAGGTGAGTCGACACATGCTGCCAACTCGCTTGGAGGTCGCCTTGGTGGATCAGACTCCTGTGGCGCAGGCGTTCCGCCAGCAACCCGGCGGCCTTGAAGCCGGCTACGTCGATGCCGAGGGCCACTGGATTCGGATCAATCCAGCGGCACCAGCAGCCGTCCCGATCACAGCCATCACGGTCAAAGGTTGGACCCCAGAGCGCCGGTCGCTGATTGCGGCTTTGCTTCAGCAGAACAATCGGCTCAACGACCAACTCCGGACCATCACCCTTCATCCGGATGGCGCCGTCAGTCTTCGCCATCGAAGGCTCGGACACATTGACCTTGGCGATGACCACCACCTGTTGACGCAACAGGTGGACGCGATCGTTGGACTGAATCAATCCATGCCACCGCATCTGCTGCAAGCCAACGGAGCCGTGATCGACCTGAGCAACTTCAGACGGCCGGAGATTCAAATTCCGATCAAGCCCCCTGCCAATACGATGAACAACTGA